A genomic window from Methanosphaera sp. WGK6 includes:
- a CDS encoding 30S ribosomal protein S24e gives MEIKIIEKKENPLLNRTEIKFECEYPAEGTPNILDVKHKLVALEDSSNDLLVVDNMKPNYGVATAVGLAKIYDSIEKLNEIETKAVIAKNEEPAEEVAEEAEDAE, from the coding sequence ATGGAAATAAAAATCATTGAGAAAAAAGAAAACCCATTATTAAATAGGACTGAAATTAAATTTGAATGTGAATATCCTGCTGAAGGAACACCTAATATTTTAGATGTAAAACATAAACTCGTTGCTTTAGAAGACTCATCTAACGATCTCCTAGTGGTGGACAACATGAAGCCAAATTATGGAGTTGCAACAGCAGTTGGATTAGCAAAAATTTATGATTCCATTGAAAAATTAAATGAAATTGAAACAAAAGCTGTAATTGCAAAAAATGAAGAACCTGCTGAAGAAGTTGCTGAAGAAGCTGAAGATGCAGAATAG
- a CDS encoding GTP-dependent dephospho-CoA kinase family protein, protein MLKLPKSLRTELKKPLGELHKSINLIENPLQEQLSEDKLIIGIGDVTTRKLVDLQLQPQICIVDNLVERHPVQNTLNHTDNIKYVDNPAGTLTDELIELIIDSINTATSNEPVIIVVNGEEDLAVLPCILNAPKDTLILYGQPKEGVVLVKTDEAFNKAENYYKQLIKE, encoded by the coding sequence GTGCTAAAACTACCAAAATCTTTAAGAACGGAATTAAAAAAACCATTAGGTGAATTGCACAAGTCCATTAATTTAATTGAAAATCCACTACAAGAACAATTATCCGAAGATAAACTTATAATTGGTATTGGTGATGTTACAACAAGAAAACTTGTTGATTTACAATTACAACCACAAATTTGTATAGTAGATAATTTAGTTGAAAGACATCCAGTACAAAATACCTTAAATCATACAGATAACATTAAATATGTTGATAATCCTGCAGGGACATTAACTGATGAATTAATTGAGTTAATTATAGATTCAATAAACACAGCTACATCTAACGAACCTGTAATTATTGTAGTTAATGGTGAAGAAGATTTAGCAGTATTGCCCTGTATATTAAATGCACCAAAAGACACTCTTATTCTTTATGGTCAACCAAAAGAAGGTGTTGTTTTGGTTAAAACTGATGAAGCTTTTAATAAAGCTGAAAATTATTATAAACAATTAATTAAGGAATAA
- the spt4 gene encoding transcription elongation factor subunit Spt4, with protein sequence MAERACPRCKYVTFEKVCPLCGTETSSNWTGLIVVIDPDESDLANELNINSPGRYALKVRK encoded by the coding sequence ATGGCTGAAAGAGCATGTCCAAGATGTAAATATGTGACATTTGAAAAGGTTTGTCCTTTATGTGGAACAGAAACATCAAGTAATTGGACAGGATTAATAGTAGTGATCGATCCTGATGAATCAGATTTAGCTAATGAATTAAATATTAATTCACCTGGCAGATATGCATTAAAAGTCAGAAAATAA